The following coding sequences lie in one Aquipuribacter hungaricus genomic window:
- a CDS encoding acyltransferase family protein encodes MTAQLDARPYARPSGAPAPAAVDSRRGDVEGLRAVAVVVVVLFHAGVPGLYGGYVGVDVFFVLSGFLITGLLLAEVRRTGTVSLRGFWARRARRLLPLATLVSLVTLAASWLLLTPLEVRQVARDAVWSGLFAMNLLLARDGVDYLADDAESPYQHYWSLGVEEQFYVVWPVAVVLLVLVGGLLARRRGRPAPRGRGTGDLPVLLVPLTVVAVLASFAWGVWQTAQSQPLAYFEPWSRGWELGVGALLAIAAPALAGLPGRVREAAAVVGLAAVLLAALVLDEGTPFPGTAALLPVLGTAAVVAAGTGGTTRLGALLGTAPMRTLGRLSYGWYLWHWPVLVLGPRALGGDPGLAGRLLLSLVALGLAWTTYALLEDPVRRHALLVRDPARSLAVGALCVALAAGTGTVSAALVPEVRGTAAPVAPVATAEAEQVQVGALDEAGVREAVAQAEQLQGLPANLDPVLEDAQDDAARARSEDRISCMVAVEHEDVSREPGGSCVFGSHPDGATTVVLTGDSHAYQWYPAMSQVAERRGWRLVVMTKAGCPLYDVSIDLASLRRAYTECDTWRAAAMERIAQEDPDLVVMSAAVFSPRGDEFTRRWAEGVTTTTTTLRGTGAQVVLLEDTPNPDADVPTCLAENLDAVQECAVDREDALLDPERRRATAQAALAAGAVVVDPVPWFCRDTCPPVIGNASAYHDDDHVSATYAAQLAPLLDARLGAALTGPASDAG; translated from the coding sequence GTGACGGCACAGCTCGACGCACGGCCGTACGCCCGGCCCTCCGGGGCACCCGCCCCCGCTGCCGTCGACAGCCGCCGCGGCGACGTCGAGGGCCTGCGCGCCGTCGCGGTCGTCGTGGTCGTCCTCTTCCACGCCGGGGTCCCCGGGCTCTACGGCGGCTACGTGGGCGTCGACGTGTTCTTCGTCCTGTCGGGGTTCCTCATCACCGGGCTGCTGCTGGCGGAGGTCCGCCGCACGGGAACGGTGTCGCTGCGCGGCTTCTGGGCCCGTCGCGCCCGCCGCCTGCTGCCCCTGGCCACCCTCGTCTCGCTGGTCACCCTGGCCGCGTCGTGGCTCCTGCTCACCCCGCTGGAGGTCCGGCAGGTGGCCCGCGACGCGGTGTGGAGCGGGCTGTTCGCCATGAACCTGCTCCTGGCCCGCGACGGCGTGGACTACCTCGCCGACGACGCCGAGTCGCCGTACCAGCACTACTGGTCTCTCGGCGTGGAGGAGCAGTTCTACGTCGTCTGGCCGGTCGCGGTGGTCCTGCTCGTGCTCGTCGGCGGGCTCCTCGCGCGCCGCCGCGGCCGGCCCGCCCCGCGCGGCCGGGGCACGGGCGACCTGCCCGTCCTGCTGGTGCCGCTCACCGTCGTCGCCGTGCTCGCCTCGTTCGCCTGGGGGGTGTGGCAGACCGCGCAGAGCCAGCCGCTGGCCTACTTCGAGCCGTGGAGCCGCGGCTGGGAGCTCGGCGTCGGCGCCCTGCTCGCCATTGCCGCCCCCGCGCTCGCGGGCCTGCCGGGCCGGGTCCGCGAGGCCGCCGCCGTCGTCGGCCTGGCCGCGGTGCTGCTGGCCGCGCTCGTCCTCGACGAGGGCACGCCGTTCCCCGGCACCGCGGCCCTCCTGCCGGTGCTCGGGACGGCCGCCGTCGTCGCGGCCGGGACCGGCGGCACGACCCGGCTCGGCGCCCTGCTCGGCACCGCCCCCATGCGCACCCTGGGGCGGCTGTCCTACGGCTGGTACCTGTGGCACTGGCCGGTCCTCGTGCTCGGGCCGCGCGCGCTCGGCGGCGACCCGGGCCTGGCCGGCAGGCTCCTGCTGTCCCTCGTGGCGCTCGGCCTCGCGTGGACCACGTACGCGCTGCTGGAGGACCCGGTCCGCCGCCACGCCCTGCTCGTGCGCGACCCCGCCCGCTCCCTCGCCGTCGGCGCGCTGTGCGTCGCGCTCGCCGCGGGGACCGGGACCGTGTCGGCCGCGCTGGTCCCGGAGGTCCGGGGCACCGCCGCCCCCGTCGCCCCCGTCGCCACCGCCGAGGCCGAACAGGTCCAGGTCGGCGCCCTCGACGAGGCCGGGGTGCGCGAGGCCGTGGCCCAGGCCGAGCAGCTGCAGGGGCTGCCCGCCAACCTCGACCCCGTCCTGGAGGACGCCCAGGACGACGCCGCCCGCGCCCGCAGCGAGGACCGCATCTCCTGCATGGTCGCCGTCGAGCACGAGGACGTCTCCCGCGAGCCGGGCGGGTCCTGCGTGTTCGGCAGTCACCCCGACGGTGCGACCACCGTCGTGCTCACCGGCGACTCGCACGCCTACCAGTGGTACCCCGCGATGTCCCAGGTCGCCGAGCGCCGTGGCTGGCGGCTGGTCGTCATGACGAAGGCCGGCTGCCCGCTATACGACGTGAGCATCGACCTGGCGAGCCTGCGCCGGGCCTACACCGAGTGCGACACCTGGCGCGCGGCGGCCATGGAGCGCATCGCGCAGGAGGACCCCGACCTCGTCGTCATGTCCGCCGCGGTGTTCTCCCCGCGCGGCGACGAGTTCACCCGCCGCTGGGCGGAGGGGGTCACGACCACGACGACCACGCTGCGCGGCACCGGCGCCCAGGTGGTCCTGCTCGAGGACACGCCCAACCCCGACGCGGACGTGCCCACCTGCCTGGCCGAGAACCTCGACGCGGTCCAGGAGTGCGCCGTGGACCGGGAGGACGCGCTGCTCGACCCGGAGCGCCGGCGCGCCACCGCCCAGGCGGCGCTCGCCGCGGGGGCCGTGGTCGTCGACCCGGTGCCGTGGTTCTGCCGGGACACCTGCCCGCCGGTCATCGGCAACGCCTCCGCCTACCACGACGACGACCACGTGAGCGCGACCTACGCCGCCCAGCTGGCGCCGCTGCTCGACGCGCGGCTGGGCGCCGCGCTCACCGGCCCCGCGTCCGACGCCGGCTGA